One stretch of Acidobacteriota bacterium DNA includes these proteins:
- the sufC gene encoding Fe-S cluster assembly ATPase SufC has protein sequence MLSVKNLQVTAADREILRGLSLEVKAGEVHAIMGPNGSGKSTLAQVLAGRDTYHVTGGSVDFMGKNLLDMKPEERAREGVFLAFQYPVEIPGVSNMYFMRAAVNAVRKHRGIPELDAFDFLETAKKKMGLLQMDAAFRERAVNVGFSGGEKKRNEIFQMAMLEPKLAVLDETDSGLDIDALRVVADGVNALRSPERAIIVVTHYQRLLNYIIPDFVHVLLNGRIVRSGGKELALELEEKGYAWLESEAVHV, from the coding sequence ATGCTTAGTGTAAAGAATTTGCAAGTAACCGCGGCGGATCGTGAGATTTTGCGCGGTCTGAGCCTGGAAGTGAAGGCCGGAGAAGTGCATGCCATCATGGGTCCGAACGGCTCCGGCAAGAGCACGCTGGCACAGGTGCTTGCCGGGCGCGACACCTACCACGTAACGGGCGGCTCGGTCGATTTCATGGGCAAGAATTTGCTCGACATGAAACCAGAGGAGCGGGCGCGCGAAGGAGTTTTCCTGGCCTTTCAGTATCCGGTGGAGATTCCTGGCGTCAGCAACATGTACTTCATGCGCGCTGCGGTAAACGCCGTGCGCAAGCACCGGGGCATTCCGGAACTGGACGCATTCGACTTTCTCGAAACGGCTAAGAAAAAGATGGGACTGCTGCAGATGGACGCGGCCTTCCGCGAACGCGCGGTGAACGTCGGCTTCTCCGGGGGCGAGAAGAAACGCAATGAGATTTTCCAGATGGCCATGCTGGAGCCGAAGCTCGCCGTCCTCGATGAGACGGATTCCGGTCTGGACATTGACGCGCTACGCGTTGTCGCCGATGGCGTGAATGCGTTGCGCTCGCCCGAGCGCGCCATAATCGTGGTTACGCACTATCAACGGCTGTTGAACTACATCATTCCCGACTTTGTCCACGTGTTGTTGAACGGGCGCATTGTGCGCTCCGGCGGCAAGGAGCTGGCGCTGGAACTGGAGGAAAAAGGTTACGCCTGGCTGGAGAGCGAAGCAGTCCATGTCTAA
- the sufB gene encoding Fe-S cluster assembly protein SufB, with product MGSTANNIEVLVNQEYKYGFVTDIEQETVPPGLNEDVIRMISAKKHEPAWLTEWRLSAYRHWLKMREPDWAMVNFHPIDFQAISYYSAPKLKKDGPKSLEEIDPKLLETYEKLGIPLHERELLAGIAVDAVFDSVSVATTFKDKLAEKGIIFGSFSEAVINHPELVRKYLGSVVPTTDNYYAALNSAVFTDGSFCYVPKGVRCPMELSTYFRINAKSTGQFERTLIIADEGSYVSYLEGCTAPSRDENQLHAAVVELVAHDNAQIKYSTIQNWYPGDKDGKGGIYNFVTKRGKCAGVNSKISWTQVETGSAITWKYPSCILQGDNSVGEFYSVALANNRQQADTGTKMIHIGRNTRSTIVSKGISAGRGINTYRGAVKILKNAEGARNYSQCDSLLIGDQCQAHTFPYLEAKNSTAQIEHEATTSKIGEDQIFFFQQRGISTEDAVSMIVNGFAKQVLKELPMEFAVEAQKLLGVSLEGSVG from the coding sequence ATGGGCAGCACCGCAAACAACATAGAAGTCCTTGTAAATCAAGAGTATAAATACGGCTTCGTTACCGATATTGAGCAGGAAACGGTTCCCCCAGGGCTTAATGAAGACGTCATCCGTATGATCTCGGCAAAAAAGCATGAGCCGGCATGGCTGACAGAGTGGCGGCTGAGTGCTTACCGCCATTGGCTAAAAATGCGTGAGCCGGACTGGGCCATGGTGAATTTCCATCCGATTGATTTCCAGGCCATCTCGTACTACTCCGCCCCTAAGTTAAAAAAAGACGGCCCCAAGAGCCTCGAAGAGATCGACCCGAAGCTGCTGGAAACTTACGAGAAGCTGGGCATACCTCTGCATGAGCGCGAATTATTGGCGGGCATCGCCGTCGACGCCGTATTCGATAGCGTCTCGGTGGCCACCACCTTCAAGGATAAACTGGCGGAAAAGGGCATCATCTTTGGCTCATTTTCCGAGGCAGTAATAAACCATCCAGAGCTGGTGCGCAAGTACTTGGGTTCAGTCGTTCCGACTACTGATAACTACTATGCCGCTCTGAACTCAGCGGTGTTTACCGATGGCTCGTTCTGCTATGTGCCCAAGGGCGTGCGCTGCCCCATGGAGCTTTCCACTTACTTCCGCATCAACGCCAAGTCCACGGGCCAGTTTGAGCGCACCCTGATCATCGCGGATGAAGGCAGCTATGTGAGCTACCTGGAAGGTTGCACGGCCCCCTCACGAGATGAGAACCAACTGCACGCCGCCGTGGTGGAGCTGGTCGCGCACGACAACGCGCAGATCAAATACTCGACGATACAGAACTGGTATCCCGGCGATAAGGACGGCAAGGGTGGAATCTACAATTTCGTAACCAAGCGCGGCAAGTGCGCTGGCGTCAACTCCAAGATATCCTGGACTCAGGTTGAGACCGGTTCGGCGATCACCTGGAAATATCCGAGCTGCATCCTGCAGGGCGACAATTCCGTCGGAGAGTTCTATTCCGTGGCGCTTGCCAATAATCGCCAGCAGGCCGACACCGGCACCAAGATGATCCACATCGGTCGAAACACGCGCAGCACGATTGTGTCGAAGGGCATCTCGGCCGGACGCGGCATCAACACCTATCGAGGCGCGGTGAAAATTTTGAAAAACGCCGAGGGAGCGCGCAACTACTCGCAGTGCGATTCGCTGCTAATCGGCGACCAGTGCCAAGCCCATACCTTCCCTTATCTGGAGGCCAAGAACTCCACCGCCCAGATCGAGCATGAAGCAACGACTTCAAAGATCGGCGAGGATCAGATATTTTTCTTCCAGCAACGCGGCATCTCCACCGAAGACGCAGTCTCCATGATCGTCAACGGCTTCGCCAAGCAAGTGCTGAAGGAACTTCCCATGGAGTTTGCCGTCGAGGCACAGAAACTGCTCGGAGTCAGCCTGGAAGGCAGCGTCGGCTAA
- a CDS encoding nucleotide sugar dehydrogenase — protein sequence MPAAYREQREKIAAKSASVGVLGLGYVGLPLAMELARAGFRVTGIDIDASKVRDIRAGKSYIADVSSEELAALVQSGRLSATENYEALASCDVVDICVPTPLRKTKDPDLSFILSAVEQIQRFLHPGMLVILESTTYPGTTEELVLPRLAESGLRVGEQFFLCFSPERVDPGNASYHTHNIPKVVGGVTRRCAELGVLFYQQAIETVVPVSSTKVAEMVKLLENTYRSINIGLANEMAMLCDRMGIDVWEVIDAAATKPFGFMPFYPGPGLGGHCIPVDPFYLSWKARMDGTTAYFIELAGRVNSSMPQFVVQKIQSALNQRTLTVNGARIHLLGVAYKRDVADTRESPALDVMILLDRLGARLSYSDPHVPRISLDGCTCEAAPVFPACRDAACVVLLTDHTAFDYAAIAQQSPLIVDSRNAFRDFPSPHIIKL from the coding sequence ATGCCCGCAGCGTACCGGGAGCAGCGCGAAAAGATTGCCGCCAAGTCGGCCAGCGTGGGTGTCCTCGGACTTGGCTATGTGGGGCTTCCGCTGGCGATGGAACTGGCGCGGGCTGGATTTCGTGTTACGGGAATCGATATTGATGCGAGCAAGGTACGTGATATCCGGGCCGGGAAATCCTACATTGCAGATGTTTCATCGGAAGAGCTTGCCGCTCTCGTTCAGTCAGGACGTTTGAGCGCTACTGAGAACTACGAGGCCTTGGCGTCCTGCGATGTAGTTGACATTTGCGTGCCTACCCCGCTGCGCAAGACCAAAGATCCAGACCTGTCGTTCATCCTCTCCGCCGTCGAGCAAATTCAGCGGTTTCTGCATCCGGGAATGCTGGTGATACTCGAGAGTACGACCTACCCGGGCACCACCGAAGAGCTTGTTCTGCCACGGCTGGCCGAAAGCGGGTTACGGGTTGGGGAACAATTTTTCCTCTGCTTTTCACCAGAGCGAGTTGATCCCGGCAATGCCAGCTACCATACTCACAATATCCCGAAGGTAGTGGGCGGCGTAACCAGGCGTTGCGCAGAACTGGGTGTATTGTTCTATCAGCAGGCCATAGAGACCGTGGTCCCGGTCTCTTCCACTAAAGTGGCGGAGATGGTGAAACTGCTTGAGAACACCTACCGCTCCATCAACATCGGGTTGGCCAACGAGATGGCCATGCTTTGCGATCGCATGGGAATCGATGTCTGGGAAGTTATTGACGCGGCGGCCACCAAACCTTTCGGTTTCATGCCCTTCTATCCCGGGCCTGGACTTGGTGGTCACTGCATCCCTGTTGACCCTTTTTATCTTTCCTGGAAGGCAAGGATGGATGGCACCACGGCCTACTTTATCGAGTTGGCGGGACGCGTCAATTCTTCCATGCCTCAGTTTGTGGTCCAGAAAATTCAGTCTGCACTCAATCAGCGCACGCTTACCGTGAACGGTGCGCGCATTCACCTGTTGGGTGTGGCCTATAAACGCGATGTCGCCGATACCCGCGAATCGCCAGCGCTGGACGTGATGATTTTGCTCGATCGGCTGGGTGCCCGGTTGTCCTACAGCGACCCGCACGTGCCTCGCATCAGCCTGGACGGTTGTACTTGTGAGGCGGCACCGGTCTTCCCTGCATGCCGCGATGCAGCGTGCGTCGTGCTCCTCACCGATCACACCGCATTCGACTACGCCGCGATTGCGCAGCAGTCGCCATTGATTGTAGATTCACGCAATGCCTTCCGTGACTTTCCATCCCCGCACATTATTAAGTTATAG
- a CDS encoding ComEC family competence protein yields the protein MICSRRRIIWRPLSTWRGLRKRSFTLPDDGDSSHSSDRGPAGLTYSPLLPVALAFAGGIATAPYFHLRAHEQLAVLIASVLLASLLSFKKKLWPALLGAWIGVFVGGAFLASFERINPPPNHIESLSRNGSINPGQQVKIHGWALTPSQARPGTYVIDLAVEQIEQNELLFPTSGAIRVYYYPRNQEEPPLRLDYGSRVAISLRDLRAPRNFGNPGSFDYAGSMRRQGISFTALLRNRKTDLQVLPGQAGSRWRGVVFRAREGSLKAIERLFAGQPVKQSILKAMLLGDDSWLDPRTERAFQESGTYHVLVISGWNVAVFAVPLLLLLIRLCLPNWLSSLIVFGSVASFALLAQSEIPIVRASLMFLVYLIARLFFRRRALINSLAATALLLLILHPSDLWDWGFQLSFLAVLTLAAIALPAVEWTISPLRSALRELFDENGDSRFTPTQAQFRMDLRTLIDYLVVPSRESSRLQRGIRETLRSSAWMVISLAEALLFTATMQAGYALVTALYFHRLTWSGVLANLLILPTASCIVMLGIILVPLVYLAPPLAQLLAPLLGWTIAALTTTTELAAELTALNSRVATPPFWLSLVFLLTTVSLAALIALRSKWSGATAALLIACCVALTWMRPGTSCASGQLEVTSIDVGQGDALLVCFPQGTTMLIDAGGSIPIPGSPVRRQDIGETVVSSYLWNRGITRLDYVVLSHDHFDHMGGLEAIFENFSLGEFWMGPDAADRKMDRLRNLARAAGAQIIWPVTSQTENSARKIDGVQVEVLSPPPDWAPRKVSNDDSIVLRLAMGQRSILLAGDIESRMEQLLTGSGKQLASDVLKVAHHGSRTSTTPEFLAQVNPGFAFMSVGAFGRFGHPSPQVIEALSAAGIPVYSTAKQGALSIRTDGWRIQIDTHRDKFHDWPQFLP from the coding sequence TTGATCTGTTCCCGCAGACGTATCATCTGGAGGCCATTGTCCACATGGCGCGGCCTGCGTAAGCGCTCGTTCACACTGCCGGACGATGGCGATAGTTCACATTCCTCAGACCGGGGACCGGCTGGATTGACTTATTCGCCTCTACTTCCCGTTGCGCTGGCGTTTGCCGGCGGAATCGCCACAGCTCCCTACTTCCATCTTCGCGCTCATGAACAACTAGCTGTACTGATTGCTTCCGTTCTGCTGGCATCATTACTAAGCTTCAAAAAAAAGTTGTGGCCCGCGCTGCTCGGCGCGTGGATTGGCGTCTTTGTTGGCGGCGCGTTTCTTGCGTCCTTTGAGCGCATTAATCCGCCGCCGAATCATATCGAATCACTTTCGCGCAACGGGAGTATTAATCCTGGGCAACAAGTAAAAATTCACGGCTGGGCTCTCACTCCCAGTCAGGCGCGTCCGGGGACTTACGTCATTGACCTTGCTGTTGAGCAAATCGAGCAGAATGAACTGCTCTTCCCTACCTCGGGAGCAATTCGCGTCTACTATTATCCGCGCAACCAGGAGGAGCCTCCGCTCCGTCTCGACTACGGTTCGCGCGTGGCGATCTCGTTACGTGATCTGCGCGCGCCCCGCAACTTTGGCAACCCCGGCTCCTTTGATTACGCTGGTTCCATGCGTCGGCAAGGCATCTCCTTTACCGCCTTGTTGCGGAACCGCAAGACCGACCTGCAAGTGTTGCCCGGCCAAGCTGGATCCCGATGGCGTGGCGTAGTTTTCCGCGCTCGCGAAGGTTCGCTGAAAGCCATCGAGCGTTTGTTTGCGGGACAGCCCGTAAAGCAGAGCATTCTGAAAGCCATGCTCCTGGGCGATGATAGCTGGCTCGACCCGCGCACTGAGCGTGCCTTTCAGGAAAGCGGCACGTACCATGTACTGGTAATTTCGGGGTGGAACGTAGCCGTCTTCGCCGTGCCGTTGCTGCTACTACTCATACGCCTGTGCCTTCCGAACTGGCTTTCTTCACTAATCGTGTTTGGATCAGTGGCCAGCTTTGCTCTGCTGGCGCAATCGGAGATTCCCATTGTTCGCGCCTCCCTGATGTTTCTCGTTTATCTCATAGCACGATTGTTCTTCCGACGCCGCGCTCTAATTAATTCACTGGCCGCAACCGCGCTATTGTTGTTGATACTGCATCCATCCGATCTGTGGGATTGGGGATTCCAACTTTCTTTCCTTGCCGTGTTGACGCTGGCCGCAATTGCCCTGCCCGCTGTCGAGTGGACTATCTCACCGCTCCGTTCCGCGCTACGGGAATTATTCGACGAAAATGGCGACAGCCGATTCACGCCGACCCAAGCGCAATTCCGCATGGATCTGCGAACGCTGATCGATTATCTGGTTGTTCCATCACGCGAATCCAGCAGGCTGCAGCGGGGGATTCGGGAGACACTGCGATCCAGCGCATGGATGGTAATCAGTCTGGCGGAGGCGCTTCTTTTCACCGCGACCATGCAAGCTGGATATGCTCTGGTAACCGCACTCTATTTCCACCGGCTGACGTGGTCCGGCGTACTGGCCAATCTGCTGATCCTGCCCACGGCTAGCTGCATCGTGATGCTCGGGATCATCCTCGTGCCGCTGGTCTACCTGGCCCCGCCGCTGGCTCAACTATTGGCTCCACTGCTTGGCTGGACTATCGCGGCGCTGACGACAACAACAGAACTCGCGGCGGAATTAACGGCCCTCAACAGCCGGGTGGCCACTCCTCCATTTTGGCTTTCACTGGTTTTTCTTTTGACGACAGTTTCGCTGGCTGCACTAATTGCCCTCCGTTCAAAATGGAGTGGCGCGACGGCCGCCCTGTTGATCGCCTGTTGCGTTGCGCTGACGTGGATGCGACCGGGGACGAGTTGCGCCTCAGGCCAACTCGAAGTTACATCAATCGATGTGGGTCAGGGCGACGCGCTGTTGGTCTGCTTTCCCCAGGGCACCACGATGCTGATTGATGCGGGAGGAAGCATCCCCATCCCTGGCTCTCCCGTTCGCAGGCAGGACATAGGCGAAACGGTGGTTTCCTCCTACCTCTGGAATCGTGGCATCACACGGCTCGACTATGTGGTTCTCTCCCACGATCATTTTGATCACATGGGCGGCCTCGAGGCCATATTTGAAAATTTTTCGCTAGGGGAATTCTGGATGGGTCCGGACGCCGCGGACCGAAAAATGGACCGGCTGCGTAATCTCGCCCGTGCCGCGGGAGCCCAAATCATTTGGCCGGTAACTAGCCAAACGGAGAACAGCGCACGGAAAATCGACGGGGTTCAAGTGGAAGTATTGTCGCCGCCACCTGATTGGGCACCGCGAAAAGTCAGCAACGACGACTCGATTGTGTTGCGGTTGGCAATGGGCCAACGGAGCATTCTGCTCGCGGGAGACATTGAGTCCCGCATGGAGCAATTACTTACTGGCAGTGGCAAGCAGCTTGCCAGCGATGTCCTGAAAGTCGCGCATCACGGCAGCCGGACATCCACGACTCCCGAGTTTCTTGCGCAAGTAAATCCAGGTTTCGCATTCATGTCAGTCGGCGCCTTCGGGCGATTCGGGCATCCCAGCCCCCAAGTGATCGAAGCCCTTTCTGCCGCCGGCATTCCGGTATACAGCACCGCCAAGCAAGGAGCCTTGAGTATCCGCACGGACGGGTGGCGCATACAGATCGATACCCATCGCGATAAGTTTCACGATTGGCCACAGTTCTTACCTTAG